Below is a genomic region from Actinomycetota bacterium.
GGGGGCGGCGCTGGCGGCGATGTCGGCCAGCAGCCGGCTGCCGCCGGGGGCGCTGGCCGGCGGCCACGCCCCCAGCCGCTCCAGGTCGGCGGCGGCCGCCTCCGGCTCCTCGAAGCCGAGCCGGGCCAGGACCGAGAGCGACACGGGGCCGCCTACAGCAGCGGCAGGTAGCGGTCCCGCTCGAACGGCGAGACGTAGCGCTGGTAGCTGTTCCAGTCGCGGTGCTTGTTGCGCAGGAAGTACTCGAAGACGTGCTCGCCGAGGGCCTCGGCGACCAGCTCGGACCGCTCCATGGCGGTCAGGGCCTCGTGCAGGTCGACCGGGAGCGAGCGGATCCCGGCGGCCTTGCGCTCGGCGTCGGTCATCTCCTGGAGGTTGTCGCCCGCCTCGGGGGGCAGCTCGTACTCCTCCTCGATGCCCTTCATGCCGGCGGCCAGCAGCACCGCGAAGGCCAGGTAGGGGTTGGCCGCGGGGTCGGGCGAGCGGACCTCGACGTCGACCCGGTCGGACCGGTAGCTGCCCACCCTGACCATGGCCGAGCGGTTGCGCTGGGCCCAGCCGATGTAGGTGGGGGCGTCGAAGCCGGGCACCAGCCGCTTGTAGGAGTTGATCCACTGGTTGGTCACGGCCGAGTACTCGTGGGCGTGGACCAGCAGGCCGGCGATGAAGCTGCGGGCCGTCTTGGACAGGTTGGCCTCCTGCCCGGGGTCGTAGAAGGCGTTGCGGTCGCCCTCGTACAGCGACAGGTGGGTGTCCATGCCCGACCCGGCCACCCCCTCGCGCGGCTTGGGCATGAAGGTGGCGTGCAGGCCCTGCTCCAGGGCGGCCTCCTTGACCACCAGGCGGGCGCTCATGACGTTGTCGGCCATGGTCAGGGCGTCGGCCTCGCGCAGGTCGATCTCGTGCTGGCTGGGGGCGATCTCGTGGTGGGACTGCATGACCGAGATGCCCATCCGCTCCAGCATGGCGATGGCGATGCGGCGGAAGTCCTGGGACAGGTCGAGGGCGGTCTGGTCGAAGTACGAGCCGATGTCCAGCGGGCGGCCCGTCTCGGCGTCCGCGAACAGGAAGAACTCCAGCTCCGGGGCGACGTACACGGTGAAGCCGCGGCCGGCCGCCCGTTCCAGGTTGCGCCGCAGCACCCAGCGGGGGTCGGCGTCGAACGGCTCGCCCTCGGGGGTGAGCACGTCGCAGAACATGCGGGCCACCCCGCCGTCGCCCCGGCCCGGCAGCACCTGGAAGGTGCCCGGGTCGGGCTTGGCCACCATGTCGGCCTCCTGGACCCGGGCGTAGCCCTCGATGGCCGAGCCGTCGAACTCCATCCCCCGCTCGAAGGCGTCCTCGAGCTCGGCCGGGGTGATGGCGAACGACTTCAGGAACCCGAGCACGTCGGTGAACCAGAGGCGGATGAAGCGGACGTCGCGGTCCTCGACCGTCCGGAGCACGTATTCCTGCTGCTTGTCCATAGTGCGGCGATGCTATCCAACCGGGTTCGTGGGCCGCTAATGCTGCCCTGAACTGCCGGGATCCGGGCGGGCGTGCGGCGGCCCGCGGAGCCGGTTGCACACGACCGGCAAGGTCGGGCCGCTGCTACCCTTGAGCGCATGGAGCGGCTGCGGCTCGCGGGGGCGCAGATCAACCCGGTCGTCGGGGACCTCGACGGCAACGTCGAGCGGGTGCTGGCCGCCTACGCCGAGGCGGCCGGCCAGGGCGCCCACCTGGTCGTCTTCCCCGAGCTCGCCCTGACCGGCTACCCGCCCGAGGACCTGGTCTTCAAACCGTCGTTCCTGGCCGCCAGCCGGGCCGCCGCCGAGCGGGCCGCGACCCAGGTCGGCGAGGCCGCGGCCGTGGTCGGGTTCGTGGAGCCGACCCACGCCGGCCCGGCCAACGCCGCCGCCCTCTGCCACCGCGGCCGCATCCTCGGCGTCTACCGCAAGGTGCTGCTGCCCAACTACGGCGTCTTCGACGAGGAGCGCTACTTCGTCCCCGGCAGCGAGGTGCTGCTGGCCGCCTTCGGCCGGGTCGAGGTGGCGGTGACCATCTGCGAGGACCTGTGGTTCCCGTGGGGGCCGATGGCCACCGCGGTGGCCGCCGGGGCCGAGGTGGTGGTCAGCCTCAACGCCAGCCCCTACCGGCAGGAGAAGGGCGAGCGGCTGCTGCCGATGCTGGCCACCCGGGCGGCCGACCACGGCGCCCACCTGTTCTACGTGGCCCAGGTCGGCGGCCAGGACGAGCTAGTCTTCGACGGCCAGAGCGCCTGGATCGACCCCCAGGGCCGGCTCCTGGCCCGGGCGGGGGCGTTCACCGAGGAGCTGCTGGTGGTCGACCTGGCCCTGGAGGAGGGGGCGACGGCGCGGCTGTCCGAGCGGCCCCGGCGGGCCCCGGCCAGCGACCCCCGGCCGGCGCTGACGGTCAACCGGGTCCGGGTGACCGACCGCCTGCCCGACCCCGGCCCGCCGGTCGAGCCCCCCCTGGCCGGCCCGCTCGGGACCGAGGAGGAGGTCTACCGGGCGCTGGTCTGCGCCACCCGCGACTACGTGGCCAAGAACGGCTTCGACACCGTCCACATCGGCCTGTCCGGCGGCATCGACTCCAGCCTGGTCGCGGCCGTGGCCGCCGACGCCCTTGGCCGCGAGCGGGTCGTCGGGGTGGCCATGCCGTCCAGCTTCTCCTCCGAGCACAGCCTGCGCGACGCCGAGGCCCTGGCCGGCAACCTCGGCATCCGGCTGCTCACCCTGCCGATCGCCGAGCCGGTCGAGGCGCTGCTGGGCGTGCTCAAGGAGCCGTTCGCCGGCACCGAGCCCGGCCTGGCCGAGGAGAACCTCCAGGCCAGGGTCAGGGGCACCCTCCTCATGAGCCTCTCCAACAAGGTCGGCAGCCTGGTCCTGACCACCGGCAACAAGTCGGAGCTGGCCGTCGGCTACTGCACCCTGTACGGCGACATGGCCGGCGGGTTCGCGGTCATCCGCGACGTGCCCAAGACGCTGGTCTACGCCCTGGCCCGCTGGCGCAACGGCGCCGGCGTGGTCATCCCCCAGGCGGTGCTGGACAAGCCGCCCTCGGCCGAGCTGCGCCCCGGCCAGCTCGACACCGACTCGCTGCCGCCGTACGAGGTCCTCGACCCGATCCTGGAGGCCTACGTCGAGGACGACGCCAGCGTCGACGAGCTGGTCGCCAAGGGCTTCGACCGCGACACCGTGGCCGACGTCGTCCGCCTGGTCGACGGGGCCGAGTACAAGCGCCGCCAGGCCCCGCCCGGGCCCAAGATCACCGGCCGCTCCTTCGGCAAGGACCGCCGCCTGCCGATCACCAACCGGTTCCGGGGGGCGACGCATCCCCCGCGCTGATCCGGCACACTAGGGACGTCCAGGAGACCCGCCGAGCGGGCTCCGAGGAACGTCCTTGAGGAGGCCGCCATGCCGGTGACCCCTGCCGACCTCGCCGTCTGGAAGCAGCGGCGGGAACGGTTCGTGATGCTGACCGCCTACGACGCCCTGACCGCCCGGGTGCTCGACGAGGCGGGGATCCCTCTGCTGCTGGTGGGCGACTCGGTCGGCAACAACGTGCTCGGGTA
It encodes:
- a CDS encoding NAD+ synthase, which codes for MERLRLAGAQINPVVGDLDGNVERVLAAYAEAAGQGAHLVVFPELALTGYPPEDLVFKPSFLAASRAAAERAATQVGEAAAVVGFVEPTHAGPANAAALCHRGRILGVYRKVLLPNYGVFDEERYFVPGSEVLLAAFGRVEVAVTICEDLWFPWGPMATAVAAGAEVVVSLNASPYRQEKGERLLPMLATRAADHGAHLFYVAQVGGQDELVFDGQSAWIDPQGRLLARAGAFTEELLVVDLALEEGATARLSERPRRAPASDPRPALTVNRVRVTDRLPDPGPPVEPPLAGPLGTEEEVYRALVCATRDYVAKNGFDTVHIGLSGGIDSSLVAAVAADALGRERVVGVAMPSSFSSEHSLRDAEALAGNLGIRLLTLPIAEPVEALLGVLKEPFAGTEPGLAEENLQARVRGTLLMSLSNKVGSLVLTTGNKSELAVGYCTLYGDMAGGFAVIRDVPKTLVYALARWRNGAGVVIPQAVLDKPPSAELRPGQLDTDSLPPYEVLDPILEAYVEDDASVDELVAKGFDRDTVADVVRLVDGAEYKRRQAPPGPKITGRSFGKDRRLPITNRFRGATHPPR
- a CDS encoding glutamine synthetase family protein, coding for MDKQQEYVLRTVEDRDVRFIRLWFTDVLGFLKSFAITPAELEDAFERGMEFDGSAIEGYARVQEADMVAKPDPGTFQVLPGRGDGGVARMFCDVLTPEGEPFDADPRWVLRRNLERAAGRGFTVYVAPELEFFLFADAETGRPLDIGSYFDQTALDLSQDFRRIAIAMLERMGISVMQSHHEIAPSQHEIDLREADALTMADNVMSARLVVKEAALEQGLHATFMPKPREGVAGSGMDTHLSLYEGDRNAFYDPGQEANLSKTARSFIAGLLVHAHEYSAVTNQWINSYKRLVPGFDAPTYIGWAQRNRSAMVRVGSYRSDRVDVEVRSPDPAANPYLAFAVLLAAGMKGIEEEYELPPEAGDNLQEMTDAERKAAGIRSLPVDLHEALTAMERSELVAEALGEHVFEYFLRNKHRDWNSYQRYVSPFERDRYLPLL